Part of the Nerophis lumbriciformis linkage group LG24, RoL_Nlum_v2.1, whole genome shotgun sequence genome, TAAAACACTTTGCTGCAatgttagccactagctagcctGCGATGACTCCACAGTGCCCCGAGGAAGCTTTCTTTCTcttgtcactgtcaaatttgcCAAGCATCAACTTGCATTATCACGATAGTATTAAAAATCCTCCTTTAGGACCAATTTATATCATTTATCgctacagatgtccgatattatcggactgtcgatattattggacgattaaatgctttaaaatgtaatatcggaaattatcggtatcggtttcaaaaagtaaaattcatgactttttaaaacgctgctgtgcggagcggtacacggacgtagggagaagtacagagcaccaataaaccttaaaggcactgcctttgcgtgccggtccaatcacataatatctacggcttttctgacacacacaagtgaatgcaatgcatacttggtcaacagccatacaggtcacactgagggtggcagtataaacaactttaacactgttacaaatatgcgccacactgtgaactcacaccaaacaacaatgacaaacacatttcgggagaacatccgcaccgtcacacaacagaacaaatacccagaaccccttgcagcactaactcttccgggatgctacaatatacacccacctcaacctcctcatgctctctcagggatagcatgtcccaaattccaagctgctgttttgaggcatgttaaaaaaaataatgcactttgtgacttcaataataaatatggctgtgccatgttggcatttttttccataacctgagttgatttgttttggaaaaccttgttacattgtttaatgcatccagcggggcatcacaacaaaattaggcataataatgtgttaattccacgactgtatgtatcggttgatatcggaatcgttaattaagagttggacaatatcggaatatcggcaaaaaagccattatcggacatctctatttattctttcttccaaaaaagccattatcggacatctgtatttattctttcttcttttttattcTTTAATTCTTTTAGATcacctgagagactgtgtgggtgtcagggggactgcattagagtggttcagatcctacctgtcagaaaggtccttctctgtcaggctgggggacgccacttcttcttctgctccgctttactgtggtgtcccccagggatctattctaggccccatcctgttcgctctatatctcctccctcttggagagatttttaagaggcatggagtgtcttatcacttttatgcagacgactgccaaatttatatgcctatttcaaaaggccacggacCCCTGACAcctcttctcaactgtctatgcgacgtcaaggcttggttagcccagaattttttaataatgaatgagggaaaaacggaaattttagtgtttggtccgaccctcactgacttgggaccattgcaaaatgatgtgcgtcccaaagtcaccagccttggcgtcactatagacagccattttaaacttgacaaacaagtcaatggcgttttaaaatcgtgtttttatcatcttcgtcttttagcaaaggtaaaactgtttttatcttttaacctttttgaacaagtcgtgcatgcttttatttcaagtcgcctggactactgcaatgcactttatgctggcattagccaaaaagctctctcccggttgcagttagtccagaatgcggcagcacgacttttaacaggggccaggagacgccagcatataaccccaatccttgagagtttgcactggctccctgttcattttagaattgattttaaaaccttgctgtttgtttttaaagctttacatggactggcacctcagtatatctcggacctcatccaaacttacaatcctgtgcgcgctctgaggtccgagagccagctccagctcgtggtgtccaagacgagacttaaaacaagggatacagggccttctctgtggtcggccctaagctctggaacactctgcccctccatattcgaactgctcccacagtggagtgttttaagtctcgtcttaagacccacttttattctctggcttttaacattacgtgagttgtgtggtcctctgttgtcctctgtgtttttaaaattttgctttctatttactgttttaattggttttaccctttgaaattgtttttaatcatatttattttttattgtttttaattgtgtttaatattgttgtgcagcactttggaaacattttgttgtttaaatgtgctatataaataaagtggattggattggatttatcGCCCAAGCCAACATGTTTAAAGGCACTGCTTCAGTGTTCTAGCTTCACCTTTGTTAGAATAGTTTCataccttttttaattcattagtactgcggcaCTTTGTTATTGTGGGTATATTGTACAACCAACATTGCATCTGTTGTCACATGTTCTTCCTTCCAGGTGAGCGACCCTTCAGGTGCAGCCAGTGTAACATGAGCTTCATCCAGAAGTACCTCCTCCAGCGCCACGAGAAGATCCACAGCGGTGAGTCATCATGCTCTCCGTCGCCTGAAAGACGTCTGACCTCTGACCTTTCCCCAAGGAGAGAAGCCGTTCAGCTGCGACCAGTGCAACATGCGCTTCATCCAGAAGTACCACATGGAGAGACACAAGCGCACGCACAGCGGAGAGAAGCCGTACAGATGTGAGACCTGCCAGCAGGTCTGTCCTCTCTTCGTCTTCTTCCCACTTATTATCGTGCGGACGTTCAGCTtcttcttggtttgtgctctagTATTTTTCCAGGACAGACCGCCTGCTGAAACACAAGCGAACCTGTGGGGAAGCGCTAAGGAAGGGACTTGATCCCAGCATGGCGGACATGTCCGGTTATGAAGTCACTCAGGGACACGCTGGCAGAAAAAGGGGGCGCTCCAAAAACCCTGCAGAGGGAGGAGCCCGGAAGAAGAAAAAGGTGGACGGAGGAACGCCTCACGTATCAGGAGCATATAGCATCCAGGAATACGCCGCTGACAACCAAACGGTGGCCTTGTCCACCGAGCCCGGTCCCAGCATGCAACACCACGGTCGCTCTCCAAAGATGGCGTTCAAGAAGGCCCACCGTAAAGGTGTGGACAAAGGCAGCAAGGAGGACCTGTTGGAGCAGGGCGTGGATCACGGCCTGGGTCTGATGCAGGCCAGCGCTGCAAAAGTAGGCGGGACCACCAGCAGTAACTATGACGATGCCATGCAGTTTCTCAAGAAGCGGCGCTACCTAAACGCCTCGCACAACGTGACGACACCAGTGGGCGGTGGCGAATACGACGTCAGCCTGGTGTCCTCACACCCGTCTGTCATCCACGGCGCCGTGTCTGCCGTGATGGACGGCGACGCCCCTCTCTGTCTGGACAAGTCCGTGATTCCCGACGAGGTGCTGCAGAGCCTCCTGGACCACTACAGCCAGAAAGCAGAAGGCTCGCATCACGACATCCACTTTGATATCGGCGACCAGCACGTGGAGCTCCACCCCCCTGACACGCCCAGCCCGCCCGGGGACAAGAGCGTCCTGATGAATGAGTACTCTCGTTTCCTGCTTCAGGCCCTGGAGCGCACCAGCCACACTGGCGGCTTCCCCCTCGGGCCCAGCGGCCCCGCTTCCTCCGGCGCGTTCGTGGCGGCCCAGGCGGCGAGCGCACTCTACTCGGACAAGAACGTCTACGCTGCGTCCCCGCTGGAGTGCGGCTTCGGCCCCTCGTCGACGTCGCCCAAGTCGCACTTTGCCATGCTGGCGAGCTCCTCGCCGCAGCACGTCTTCCACCTGAGTGGCCTGGACCAGCAGCTGACCCCCTCGCAGGAGCTGAGCGAGCAGATGGAGAAGCAGCACTCCTCCACGCCGCCTTCCGCCTACCAGATCAGCCCGTCAGACCTGAGCAGCCACAAGGACCGAGCCAAGACCGCCGCCTTCCCGCACACCTCCGCCAAGGAAGCCTATCAGATAGAAAactttgcgcaggctttcggcgCTCAGTTCAAGTCGGAAGAGCGCGGCCTGTCGTACGGCGCCGACTCCGGTGTGGACGTAGACCACCGGATAAGGACGTCCGTGTCCGTGTCCGAGTTCTCAGGGTACAGCAGCTTGTTGTCCGACGTCAGCGAGCCGGCCAGCTCAGCTTCTAAAACGTCGACGAGCCAAAGCTTCAGATGAGACCACGCTGTACTTCaaggtattatttgtatttttttacttccTCTAAATATTGTTTAACTTAAGTGCTGGTCAATCTAGTATTATTTCTATGTTCATCTTCCACCAGCTGATCCACGCTAGACAAATGTTGCCATGGCACAAGAACTTTTCTGTGTTACAAATATTACTCAGGAAACAGGAAGTTGCTGACATGCTGAACACTGAAAACACTTTTTTACTTGGCGATAAAGAGATTATGGTACAATGTGAAACTCCTCTTTTCTctcaataatatatatttgtattatatacagAGGTCACAAGAGGAAGAATGAGGGCCGGTTTTAATAAGGGAGCTCATGAAATGTTCTGGGTATTTCTTTTTAAAGAACTAAAGTGACTTTAGGGCTTTATGGCCAAGAGGGGGCGCTGTTGGACAACACACTTACCTGCCCTGCTCTTCTACTCACCTGTGTTGGCGCCGCACTGCAGACAAAACAAGTTGCACTATTACAGGGGAAAAGTTGAGTTGTCTTcttaaagggaaaaaaaatcgCTGCTAAAGAgaataaagttgtcattttaGAACATCTTTATCATGAAATATTTGTTAAACATGCCAACAAAATCAGATTTCAGTAATGTTTTAGACTGATCATAATATGGAAGCATCTCTCAATATTGTACCATGTCTTCTACTAGTAATACCAACGTTTACTGTAAACTTGTCTTTTCATAATTAAATAACTTTATTCCCTATTTTTTTAGGCTAATTTTTCTCGCTATGTTATGACATGAATAATATCTCGTAGCATACAGACTGTTTTTTCTTGTTAAAGTAGAGATCATAATACA contains:
- the LOC133620084 gene encoding zinc finger protein 281, whose product is MSIIQDKLGNDFLRSNGGMDSNFGPGMIMFSHLPPVASFTRLVPQEMILKKERDSPDCIAGSLNGSVGDYVHALDIKQEKVSEHDYRLPLYPGGLGKSTELLELTVNNNQNLLVHELNMANLPGQLGKEPAGRKGRRSNGDGTEGRPRKKRSEKQSMLLDADGGSLSPGSKPHICEHCSAAFRSSYHLRRHVLIHTGERPFRCSQCNMSFIQKYLLQRHEKIHSGEKPFSCDQCNMRFIQKYHMERHKRTHSGEKPYRCETCQQYFSRTDRLLKHKRTCGEALRKGLDPSMADMSGYEVTQGHAGRKRGRSKNPAEGGARKKKKVDGGTPHVSGAYSIQEYAADNQTVALSTEPGPSMQHHGRSPKMAFKKAHRKGVDKGSKEDLLEQGVDHGLGLMQASAAKVGGTTSSNYDDAMQFLKKRRYLNASHNVTTPVGGGEYDVSLVSSHPSVIHGAVSAVMDGDAPLCLDKSVIPDEVLQSLLDHYSQKAEGSHHDIHFDIGDQHVELHPPDTPSPPGDKSVLMNEYSRFLLQALERTSHTGGFPLGPSGPASSGAFVAAQAASALYSDKNVYAASPLECGFGPSSTSPKSHFAMLASSSPQHVFHLSGLDQQLTPSQELSEQMEKQHSSTPPSAYQISPSDLSSHKDRAKTAAFPHTSAKEAYQIENFAQAFGAQFKSEERGLSYGADSGVDVDHRIRTSVSVSEFSGYSSLLSDVSEPASSASKTSTSQSFR